Part of the Methylophaga nitratireducenticrescens genome is shown below.
TCAGAGGCCAAATGATTAAGCATCTGGCTATCATCGGCGTTGGACTGATTGGCGGTTCACTGGCTTTGGCATTAAAAAAAGCCGGATTGGTTGAACAGGTGACAGGTTACTCTCGCTCTCAGGCCGCGCGTGAAGAAGCTTTGGCGTTAGGCATTATTGATAACACAGCAGAGTCGCTGGCGGAGGCCGTTTCGGATGCCGATATGGTATTTGTGGCAGTGCCAATGGGGGCGATGCAGACAGTATTTGAACAAATAGCGCCACATCTCAAACCGCAGACGATTGTGACTGATGGCGGCAGTGCTAAACAACAGGTTATTGATGCGGCTCGTCAGGCATTGGGGAATAAGTTTGATCAATTTGTGCCAGGCCATCCGATTGCCGGTACCGAAAAAAGTGGTCCATCAGCTGCGTTTTCTGAGCTTTATCAACAGCATCGGGTAGTCTTAACGCCAGTGGCTGAAACCAATAAATCAGCTCTGGTACGAGTGCGTCAAATGTGGCAGCAGGCCGGTGCAGATGTATTTGAAATGGAGGTTGAGCATCATGATGTGGTGCTGGCTGCCACCAGTCATTTACCGCATGTATTAGCCTTTAATCTGGTGGG
Proteins encoded:
- a CDS encoding prephenate dehydrogenase, whose product is MIKHLAIIGVGLIGGSLALALKKAGLVEQVTGYSRSQAAREEALALGIIDNTAESLAEAVSDADMVFVAVPMGAMQTVFEQIAPHLKPQTIVTDGGSAKQQVIDAARQALGNKFDQFVPGHPIAGTEKSGPSAAFSELYQQHRVVLTPVAETNKSALVRVRQMWQQAGADVFEMEVEHHDVVLAATSHLPHVLAFNLVGMLAQREDCDEVLRYAAGGFRDFSRIASSDAVMWRDICLGNRSAILELLQQYRSGLDKIEQAIRQDDGDYLIDIFGRAKRARDTRFADPDLKDNSEV